The sequence GTGTATGCCAGAACAAACTCTAATCTCGAACGTTTACAGCCCTATTAGCAAGGTTTTACCTGTGAAATTAGGCTATGATCGCAGACCATGCGTATGGGGATGTGGTGTTTTGGGTAGATGGCTCGCACTTGAACCATATTAGGTATATTATCCGCTTCCATTTTTAGAGGGCGGCGCCTAGTGTTCGAGCGGTACTATTGATTACGGCGATACAAAACACAGGCGGTAAAATTATCAAAGGCGGTACTATGGCTATCAGAATCAAACTTAAACCCGGTCGCGAAAAGTCCCTTGAGCGTCGTCATCCTTGGGTATTTTCCAATGGGATCCATAACGTTAAAGGTAAGCCTGAACCGGGGCAGACCGTAGATGTGGTTGCCCATGATGGCCATTGGTTGGGCCGTGGTGCTTGGTCGGGCGAGTCACAAATCCAAGTGCGAGTTTGGACATTCGATCGCGAAGAAGAAATTGACCGTGAGTTTTTTAAGCGTCGCATCCTGCGTGCTCAAGCTGGACGCGATGATTTGATCCGTGAACAAGGCTTAACGGGTTACCGTTTAATTGCCGCTGAGTCCGACGGCTTACCCGGTATCACCATTGATAAATATGCCAATGTACTCGTGTGCCAATTACTGAGTATGGGCGCCGATGTTTGGCGTGATACTATTGTCGATGTGCTTGCCGAACTCTATCCAGATTGCGCGATTTACGAGCGCTCAGATGTTGATTCCCGTAAGAAAGAAGGCTTAGCTTCGACCATGGGGTTGCTCCACGGCACGTTACCTGAGATGCCACTGATTATCGAAGAAAACGGTATTAAGATTGCCGTCGATGTGACTAAAGGTCATAAAACTGGCTTTTACCTCGACCAGCGTGATAACCGTGCCATCGCTGCCCGTTTTGTGAAGGGCAAATCGGTACTGAACTGCTTTTGCTATACCGGCACCTTTGGCCTCTATGCCGCTAAAGCGGGCGCGGCCAGCATTGAGAACGTCGATGTATCATCACTTGCCCTCGATACCGCGCGTTTGAATATGCGAGTCAATGGCTTAAGTGATGACAATGTGCATTACAACGAAGCCGATGTGTTTAAGTTGCTACGCCAGTACCGCGATGAAGGTAAAACCTTTGATGTGATTGTGCTCGACCCACCAAAGTTTGCTGATAACAAATCGCAGCTTAACGGTGCTTGCCGCGGTTATAAAGATATCAATATGATTGCGCTGCAATTATTAAATCCTGGCGGCGTGCTGTTGACCTTCTCTTGTTCGGGATTAATGCCTGCGGATTTGTTCCAAAAAATCGTTGCAGATGCAGCATTAGATGCCAAACGTGAGATCCAATTTATCGAGCGTTTAAGCCAAGCGAGCGATCATCCGATAGGTAGTGCTTTCCCCGAAGGGTTTTATCTTAAAGGGTTAGTGGCGCGGGTCTGGTAATCGGTCGATTGTGTTACGACCATAAAAAATGCCGGTGCAGTTGCAACCGGCATTTTTGTATCCTGCACTGGTGTCTTGCGAGTAACCTCAAGCGGTAAAGGTTTTAACGCCTTCAGGGGTACCAACCAGTAACACATCGGCGCCGCGTTTTGCGAACAGACCATTAGTGACCACACCCACAATGGCATTGATCTTATCTTCTAATTCTTTCGGATTGAGGATCTTAAGATTGTAAACATCGAGGATCACATTACCGTTATCAGTGATAACGCCTTCGCGGTAAACAGGATCACCACCCAGTTTTACCAGTTGGCGAGCCACGTAAGAGCGCGCCATCGGGATCACTTCAACGGGCAGTGGAAATTCACCCAAGATATCTACTTGCTTAGTGTTATCCACGATACAGACAAACTTTTCAGCCACAGCTGCAACGATTTTTTCGCGGGTTAATGCCGCGCCACCACCTTTGATCATGTCCATGTGGCCGTTGATTTCATCGGCACCATCGACATAGACAGATAATTTATCGACGCTGTTTAAGTCATAAACCGGGATGCCAAGGGCCTTCATTTTTTGCGTTGAAGCTTCAGAGCTTGATACTGCGCCTTCAATATCAGCCTTCATGGTCGCCAAAGCATCGATAAAGTGGTTAACGGTTGAGCCTGTGCCCACACCCACAATGCTGTCCTTCTCAACGTATTTGAGTGCAGCCCAGCCCGCAGCTTTTTTCATTTCATCTTGAGTCATGTTGACATCCTGTTATGGCAAATGAATAAAAATTCTGAGGTGAGTATACTCTTTTCCGCCAAACAATGTGGCGCAATTGCACTCTGGCTGTGATCCCGCTAGCAGCGCTCACTTATTTCATCTAAGTACAGCTTGAGCACCTAAGTTCAGCCCTTAGGTGAAATACATTTCACTATTGACGATTATCTATACGGGCTTAATCTAACTAAGTTACTATTGCTAAAGCAGAATCGGAAAAACAAAATCATTGGTTTAAGGGAGTATGTATGGCAGGGGCGAGTTTATTAACCTTACTCGACGATATTGCATCCATTTTGGATGATGTGGCACTGATGAGTAAGGTTGCGGCCAAGAAAACCGCAGGGGTATTGGGCGACGATTTAGCCTTGAATGCGCAGCAGGTGACAGGCGTGAGTGCCGACCGTGAATTACCGGTTGTCTGGGCGGTGGCGTTAGGCTCTTTTCGCAATAAATTGATTTTAGTGCCAGCGGCCATGTTGATCAGTGCCTTTATCCCCTGGGCCGTGACACCATTATTGATGTTTGGCGGTTTATTTTTATGTTTTGAAGGCTTTGAGAAATTACATCACAGTTATAGCCACCGAAAAGATAAACATTCAGAGCAGGCTGAGCCTGATGTGGCAGATATTAGCGATTTAGCTGCCTATGAAAAGGAAAAAGTGCAGGGCGCGATTCGTACCGATTTTGTTCTCTCGGCGGAGATTATCGCCATTACCTTAGGCATAGTCGCAGATAAGTCACTCTCGACCCAGTTTTTTACCCTCGCCGTTATCGGTATTGTAATGACGGTTGGCGTTTATGGATTAGTGGCGGCCATTGTAAAAATGGATGATGCGGGGTTGTACCTCAGCCAGCGTCAGGGCGAATCAAGTTTCACACGCTTTAATCGTAAAGTGGGCTTTGGTTTACTCAGCGCTGCGCCTCTATTGATGAAGAGCTTAACCATTATCGGTACGGCAGCCATGTTTATGGTGGGCGGCGGGATTCTAACCCATGGCCTGCATTGGGTGAGTGAGCAAATTCACCATGCGGAGCAATGGGTGTCGGCTATTGCTGTTGTAGGCCCAGTGCTTGGCTTACTGACGCCGAGTGTGCTCAATGCATTCTTTGGCATTGCAGCGGGCGCCGTGGCGGTATTGTTGATGACGGGTATTCAAAAGCTGCGTAGCTAATCGGTTTTTTATCCTTTATTGCTAGCCATTGTTGAGGTGGCTAATCCGAGTAGTGCGAGCGCGAAGGTGCTCGCCGCTATTATTTCCAGCACTCAAGGTCGATACGATGCAATTAATGCGTAATTGCCTTTCTCCCAATAAGTTGGCTTGGCTGCGTCAGGAATTAGGCGAACATGCCGAGGGGCTGATCGCGGCTATGGATGCGGCGGGGAGTCAATATCTGGCTAGTTTGCTAGAGCCTCAAGCGGG comes from Shewanella oneidensis MR-1 and encodes:
- a CDS encoding class I SAM-dependent rRNA methyltransferase, translating into MAIRIKLKPGREKSLERRHPWVFSNGIHNVKGKPEPGQTVDVVAHDGHWLGRGAWSGESQIQVRVWTFDREEEIDREFFKRRILRAQAGRDDLIREQGLTGYRLIAAESDGLPGITIDKYANVLVCQLLSMGADVWRDTIVDVLAELYPDCAIYERSDVDSRKKEGLASTMGLLHGTLPEMPLIIEENGIKIAVDVTKGHKTGFYLDQRDNRAIAARFVKGKSVLNCFCYTGTFGLYAAKAGAASIENVDVSSLALDTARLNMRVNGLSDDNVHYNEADVFKLLRQYRDEGKTFDVIVLDPPKFADNKSQLNGACRGYKDINMIALQLLNPGGVLLTFSCSGLMPADLFQKIVADAALDAKREIQFIERLSQASDHPIGSAFPEGFYLKGLVARVW
- the rpiA gene encoding ribose-5-phosphate isomerase RpiA — its product is MTQDEMKKAAGWAALKYVEKDSIVGVGTGSTVNHFIDALATMKADIEGAVSSSEASTQKMKALGIPVYDLNSVDKLSVYVDGADEINGHMDMIKGGGAALTREKIVAAVAEKFVCIVDNTKQVDILGEFPLPVEVIPMARSYVARQLVKLGGDPVYREGVITDNGNVILDVYNLKILNPKELEDKINAIVGVVTNGLFAKRGADVLLVGTPEGVKTFTA
- a CDS encoding DUF808 domain-containing protein, with product MAGASLLTLLDDIASILDDVALMSKVAAKKTAGVLGDDLALNAQQVTGVSADRELPVVWAVALGSFRNKLILVPAAMLISAFIPWAVTPLLMFGGLFLCFEGFEKLHHSYSHRKDKHSEQAEPDVADISDLAAYEKEKVQGAIRTDFVLSAEIIAITLGIVADKSLSTQFFTLAVIGIVMTVGVYGLVAAIVKMDDAGLYLSQRQGESSFTRFNRKVGFGLLSAAPLLMKSLTIIGTAAMFMVGGGILTHGLHWVSEQIHHAEQWVSAIAVVGPVLGLLTPSVLNAFFGIAAGAVAVLLMTGIQKLRS